One window of Panulirus ornatus isolate Po-2019 chromosome 13, ASM3632096v1, whole genome shotgun sequence genomic DNA carries:
- the LOC139752804 gene encoding uncharacterized protein isoform X10: protein MLILLLASSWVTGQDPAPPRFHPVPDGLAPIVFSSFPTFPPRNPSFNQKQRIPSSRNTEDNGNPVVVEVNQQPPISKSIQARPSESLNTHSPTTTTPSPSSAAPTEKTFQSGSSNNSDTSQKAISVNGGTDQKVLRQASRSSSPTASAADSSRVRGTTAAPPQAVSKTSSPLPSKARRPVATTSPHPSKARRPVTTPSPSTTASTTTAEPTSTTTTRPVTRKIEPVTSTKPIRLRTPARVKLRTTIPTTAAPITTTPITAVAAAPSTTEKAKNVLRRLPTSSAKDQGRDVTQPKLKSPAPSPSSRGSLNSRFSTARSRGTVLRSNQDKQDSDNNDPPPSRQRLTLAERLKARQRAGGQSSSPRSTLNRRTFTGRVRSKTADSQDTATASVSTQGLSRPRFNVGASDRFTTRISSKENSILSRRQQVTVGDNAQDAGGENLERGQDNFNQSSVKSSTPRFSLSASSTSRASPISSTNSQEREGSQGLSPTQRLLERLQKLRLSRLKSSTTSTTRPPTLEKSDSSPPRNETKNTGDNERGGSDNLTSRRRPGQRRTSAALPTRRRNRFSTNRRPVHRTTKTTRGRNTTTSLSASDLPVTRPPVRKVPTLTTKRPLTLRERFGHQRKTNGFIPPHRRTTPRPTPKSPSITTTTEEPEFSTQEPDYDFVDDNDPVTQSSPTESSTISIVQQVRERIASMLTSDSPSGTTTEKVMSLLEEVTTRPLFRETKDSTTRSPVVFGFTSAPKLSVHTKGSEDDSTDIPIEERLAAIMRSRSTSERSPTTADLTTPTAVDPPAATKEANLLHLFTTTTESIPAENIDDFDRTTIFPRTVLGVSSQVTVQEAENFRKGTLGQETVTEPVASSTPSEEITTLFGDFNAPISFIDSAISSDVNDHTALPVTTGFPFSDNPMVSTVKMMDVTTRFKQGIPESVTDTPTTPSGPQDPEFSLIDYDYFETPSAVPVTESSTLADVGEVSENEVDVSESIDNLQVLLHSFDRTSIRPELAAVNQVLGFTLTTTTEEINPLEVNIEKPKTPQEDLEDGLGSAVEEQFVFSSSLRTPTALDEDQGTLGVEDTTRVQDVLVTGAEVLVPTMLNLDVTSLTVSETSSKVQNLTSVTESSRIVDDSLVKKADVTIENPEVVSQITEINEAPNITSFSNMTNKTELPQKVNASSSVFKDTEVKTEVPQKVNSSSLGTKDTEVHSEVTQKFKSSSLNIKDTEVITEAPQKVNLSSSTTKDTEVKTEVSQKFSSSSSTNRDTEVKTEVSQKFSSSSSVTGDTDVKTEAPLKFSLSSSTTKDTGVKTEVPQKFSSSSSTTRDTEVKTEVPQKFNSSSTTNRDTEVKTEVPQKFSSSSSTTRDTEVKTEVPQKFSSSSSTNRDTEVKTEVSQKFSSSSSITGDTEVKTEVPLKFSLSSSTTKDVEAKPIPTDTAKGSTTISSSLGKTITSSSTAQSSSSALAQKATARDPSPSVQRQPTDAPNVAVAFQNFIQKKSDSPANDSTDGSPDSASGVSKTAEREKLHLLRLMRERERGRGRPQSRQDRTQQKPDSVPSPQLSITTEAPRSTTSGTRLSLSELLSKRTSTSEGSRAPSPETRRTRPSLSEAGGSRQSAPAANTRFRSSVTKQSVADDGKQSDSSGSTGSTNSRDSDSNLSRFLALNRSRFRVLSKKRKNEISDKEEVTVTIVPDIFTTDAPEVTTDRTLTPATRFPRLKSRQRVHVGLKSITKITEGAPRGRATNPFIPDGQRRSQVVEGGRKSFSLRPLPSRKASDTSSTDPVEQTDVQTITKHRSSSITQDDTPSRATSSSRKFPALSRSQFRSRPANRSHVPPPFRSRRPRPPTRFSSSRSSQETSVKSRFPISSKPFFVLREDDEVKQENEGTTRPTLLIPLTTEDSQTRASVTPTITPKDGRTTGSRPQFSIKESQQRASERPAKAPEQDQGTRLTLSRNKQKIQRTKFHQQTTTSQKPTTTSTEAPEITTQFDEIAISPVTTLDQVESTTILQDFDDKTLPFGDYDETTISLIDDSLTFESDKATVSSTEGMTSAHVPPPLDFLNEEDTTAPPATTIRSFQSARPQETTAGPPQKDFRPLQHFVIPTHKTRPSSALDLGTRIPSVTPVLELESQDPPRTFTRSEAVGSGISATTVSQISFPTTSLDIETETETELPSKLALDFGGGPTSAFTVQAQEDPAGSSTTPRSPASPSFTASRPPHEIFPPQVRFPAKRPPVESRKPLLTTTPSPQTSPVSILQNEVGLSDSVTLLPVVSELPIFALPISTTTPKVLLVTLPVANGTLFPSTSLPFLNTINIQADTGTGEESRTLQTTEFPVQTKEDTVLPDITLPPIPITIQPHITSEEGLIIRDPLAPPPNLEHMITDGVTITSQEGIILRDIQTPSTPQQNLLELQNFRGVGEPQENLQSGQRHQQEQQSIRGEQLNLQERQQDLRRGQQVFQEGKSSIQRGQQSIPEEQRTIKEVQRNFQDGQRTQTGEQETFRRQENLQNLQGEQLNIQRQQSFNRIKSNFQGEQQNIRGQQILREGQQNQREQQNIRGDQNISRGQEHQSEQQSIRGRQDLRGAQQSLQSEQQSIRVQQSLRRGQQSLQGERQSIQGQQNLRGGQENLRVEQQSIRGQQNLRGTQESLQNEEQSIRGHQDLREGQQSLQSEQQSIQGHQDLRGAQQSLQSVQQSIQVHQNIRGGQQNIQAENQSFQEEKKIFQHSEQSTRLLQNFQAEQQNFQDQQQNFQSEQQNFQDRQQSVQVGQQTFKDEQQTFQDKQQSIQDGQQVFRGGQQSVQEGQKIFQDGQQSVQDEQQVFQVGQQSSQDGQQTFQGGQQTFQDGQNLHDGQQKLQGGQEAIQDGSQTFGDGEQNARDKQKFHGQQNVQDGQQVFRGGQQSIQDGQQVFRGGQQSSQDGQQVFQDEQQSSHDGQQVFQDGQQSSQDRQHVFRGGQKSVQDGQQVLQDEQQSSQDGQQVFQDGQKSSQDGQQVFRGGQQSVQDGQQVLQDEQQSSQDGQQVFQDGQQSNQDGQQVFQDGQQSSQDGQKVFVGGQQSGQDGQQVFRGGQESVQDGQQVFQDEHQSSQNGQQVFQGGQQTSQDGQQTSQDGQQVFQVGQQSVQDGQQVFRGGQQSSQDGQQVFVDEQQSSQDGRQVFRGGQQSSQDGQQVFVDEQQSSQDGRQVFRGGQQSSQDGQQVFVVEQQSSQDGQQVFVDEQQSSQGGQQVFVDEQQSSQDGQQVFRGRQQSSQDGQQVFVDEQQSSQDGQQVFVDEQQSSQGGQQVFVDEQQSSQDGQQVFRGGQQSSQDGQQVFRGGQQSSQDRQQVFRGGQQSSQDEQQVFRGGQQSSQDGQQVFRGGQQSSQDEQQVFRGGQQSSQDGQQVLRGGQQSSQDGQQVFVDEQQSSQDGQQVFRGRQQSSQDGQQVFVDEQQSSQDGQQVFVDEQQSSQDGQQVFRGGQQSSQDGQQVFVDEQQSSQDGQQVFVDEQQSSQDVQQVFRGGQQSSQDRQQAFRGGQQSSQDRQQAFRGERKRVQDRQQVSRDRQQSFQEERRNFQEKIQKPQREQDDLPREEQDLPRRRPSSLPSHFSGTRGGVGHFVNPGAGFLVGPADAVISGDTRVRDDSPPDATNRDLTSPSFSTPQVSKGGDIPQSVAGEPVDNDLDGDQIPGLAGVDYPILESIPETSFPCTTRMANSHKLFADPETKCQVYHVCNGHQKFSFLCPRGTVFNQDTSVCQWWYTVDCQQQALKLAEIRALGDS from the exons CATCGTCGTGGGTGACAGGGCAGGATCCAGCTCCGCCCAGGTTTCATCCAGTTCCTGATGGCTTAGCACCAATCGTGTTCTCTAGCTTTCCTACGTTTCCCCCGAGGAATCCGAGTTTCAACCAGAAACAACGTATTCCTTCCTCCAGAAACACGGAAGACAATGGAAACCCCGTTGTTGTTGAAGTCAACCAGCAACCACCTATCTCAAAGTCCATCCAAGCTCGTCCTTCAGAGTCTCTAAATACTCATAGTCCGACCACAACAACTCCCAGTCCTTCGTCTGCCGCTCCTACGGAGAAGACGTTTCAGAGTGGAAGCAGCAATAACTCAGACACATCTCAAAAAGCAATCTCTGTAAACGGTGGTACTGATCAAAAGGTCCTCCGTCAGGCTAGTCGTAGTTCGTCTCCGACGGCGTCAGCAGCAGACAGCTCCCGGGTGAGAGGAACAACCGCCGCGCCCCCCCAGGCGGTCTCGAAGACATCGTCGCCCCTTCCCTCGAAAGCTAGAAGGCCAGTAGCAACAACGTCGCCCCATCCCTCGAAAGCTAGAAGGCCAGTAACAACACCGTCGCCTTCCACCACGGCAAGCACCACAACAGCAGAgccgaccagcaccaccacaacgaGGCCTGTCACAAGAAAAATAGAGCCTGTAACAAGTACCAAGCCAATAAGATTGAGAACTCCAGCTAGAGTAAAGTTAAGGACAACCATCCCTACCACTGCAGCACCAATAACAACGACGCCAATAACAGCGGTAGCAGCAGCACCCAGCACAACAGAAAAAGCTAAAAATGTTCTTAGAAGATTACCAACATCCTCGGCAAAGGACCAGGGACGTGATGTGACTCAGCCGAAATTGAAAAGCCCTGCACCATCACCAAGCTCTCGTGGCTCTCTAAATTCTCGTTTCAGCACTGCCAGATCGCGCGGCACAGTGTTAAGGAGTAATCAAGATAAACAGGATTCTGATAACAATGACCCACCTCCAAGTCGACAGCGGTTGACTTTAGCGGAAAGGCTTAAGGCCCGCCAGAGGGCAGGCGGCCAAAGTTCTTCACCTCGTAGTACACTCAACCGTAGAACTTTTACCGGTAGGGTTCGATCCAAAACAGCTGACAGTCAAGACACTGCAACTGCTTCGGTCTCGACTCAAGGTTTGTCCAGACCACGCTTCAACGTGGGTGCAAGCGACCGTTTCACAACAAGAATTAGCAGTAAAGAGAATTCCATTCTTAGTCGTCGGCAGCAGGTAACAGTAGGTGATAATGCTCAAGATGCTGGTGGGGAAAATTTGGAGCGTGGTCAGGACAACTTCAATCAAAGCAGCGTGAAGTCATCCACACCGAGATTTTCTTTGTCAGCATCCTCTACATCTCGAGCATCTCCAATCTCTTCCACGAATTCTCAGGAAAGAGAAGGATCTCAGGGACTCTCTCCCACCCAACGTCTTCTAGAGCGCCTCCAAAAACTGCGATTGTCTCGTCTGAAATCGTCTACCACTAGTACAACACGTCCTCCAACCCTTGAGAAATCCGATAGTTCTCCACCTCGCAATGAAACCAAGAACACAGGAGATAATGAGAGAGGAGGGTCTGACAATCTCACTTCTCGCAGGAGACCTGGACAGAGAAGGACGAGTGCTGCCCTTCCTACCAGACGAAGAAATCGTTTCTCTACAAATCGCAGACCCGTTCACCGTACTACGAAGACTACCCGAGGACGTAATACGACGACGTCACTCAGCGCCTCAGATCTCCCAGTCACTAGACCTCCGGTAAGAAAGGTTCCTACTCTAACCACGAAGAGACCtctcacactgagagagagattcGGTCATCAGAGGAAGACAAACGGATTCATTCCTCCACACAGGCGGACAACTCCTCGTCCAACTCCTAAATCGCCATCAATCACCACAACTACTGAGGAACCCGAATTCAGCACTCAAGAACCTGACTATGATTTTGTTGACGATAATGATCCTGTCACACAGTCCTCACCCACGGAATCATCAACCATTTCCATAGTACAACAAGTTCGAGAGAGAATAGCCTCAATGTTAACTTCAGATAGTCCCTCAGGGACGACAACCGAAAAAGTTATGTCGCTTTTGGAAGAGGTGACAACCAGACCACTTTTCCGAGAGACGAAGGACTCGACCACAAGGTCGCCGGTAGTCTTTGGTTTTACCTCAGCTCCCAAACTTTCGGTCCACACGAAAGGAAGCGAGGATGACTCAACGGATATCCCCATTGAGGAACGACTAGCAGCCATTATGCGGTCAAGAAGCACTTCGGAACGGTCGCCGACCACTGCCGACTTAACCACACCCACGGCTGTTGACCCTCCAGCAGCAACTAAAGAAGCAAATTTGTTACACTTATTCACGACGACCACAGAATCAATCCCGGCTGAGAACATAGACGATTTCGATCGCACAACAATTTTTCCACGTACGGTGCTGGGCGTCTCGTCACAAGTAACTGTACAAGAGGCAGAAAACTTCAGGAAAGGAACTCTTGGTCAGGAAACAGTGACGGAACCTGTAGCATCCAGCACTCCTAGTGAAGAGATAACGACGTTATTCGGGGACTTTAATGCTCCAATATCTTTCATTGATTCGGCCATTAGCTCTGATGTTAATGATCATACTGCACTCCCAGTAACCACTGGATTCCCCTTCTCTGATAACCCAATGGTATCAACCGTAAAAATGATGGACGTCACGACCAGGTTTAAACAGGGAATTCCAGAATCAGTGACcgacacaccaacaacaccatcaggccCGCAAGACCCAGAATTTAGCCTGATCGACTACGATTATTTTGAGACTCCATCTGCGGTTCCAGTGACAGAATCCTCCACACTGGCAGACGTTGGAGAGGTCAGTGAAAACGAGGTAGATGTTTCCGAATCAATAGATAATCTTCAAGTGCTGCTACACAGCTTTGACCGAACATCTATCCGTCCCGAACTCGCAGCTGTGAACCAAGTTCTTGGTTTCACTCTGACGACGACGACGGAGGAAATTAATCCTTTAGAGGTTAACATTGAGAAACCTAAGACCCCGCAGGAAGACTTAGAGGACGGCCTCGGCTCTGCAGTTGAGGAGCAGTTCGTCTTCAGCAGCAGCCTCAGGACGCCAACAGCACTGGATGAAGATCAAGGTACATTGGGAGTGGAGGACACCACTAGAGTCCAAGATGTCCTGGTCACTGGCGCAGAAGTGCTGGTGCCGACAATGCTCAACTTGGACGTGACATCCCTTACTGTGTCCGAAACTTCCTCGAAGGTCCAGAACCTTACCAGTGTTACCGAATCTTCGAGGATAGTTGATGACTCCCTGGTCAAGAAGGCAGATGTAACCATTGAGAATCCCGAAGTTGTAAGTCAGATTACGGAGATAAACGAGGCACCAAATATCACGAGTTTCTCAAATATGACAAACAAAACGGAACTTCCACAAAAGGTCAACGCAAGTTCTTCAGTATTCAAAGATACGGAGGTGAAAACAGAAGTTCCACAAAAGGTCAACTCAAGCTCTTTAGGTACAAAAGATACAGAAGTACATTCAGAAGTTACACAGAAGTTTAAATCAAGCTCTTTAAATATCAAAGATACGGAGGTAATAACGGAAGCTCCACAAAAGGTCAACTTAAGCTCTTCAACTACCAAAGATACGGAAGTAAAAACGGAAGTTTCACAAAAGTTTAGCTCAAGCTCTTCAACCAATAGAGATACGGAGGTGAAAACGGAAGTTTCACAAAAGTTCAGCTCAAGCTCTTCAGTTACAGGAGATACAGATGTTAAAACGGAAGCTCCACTAAAGTTCAGCTTAAGCTCTTCAACTACCAAAGATACGGGGGTAAAAACGGAAGTTCCACAAAAGTTCAGCTCAAGCTCTTCAACTACAAGAGATACGGAGGTAAAAACGGAAGTTCCACAAAAGTTCAACTCAAGCTCTACAACTAATAGAGATACGGAGGTGAAAACGGAAGTTCCACAAAAGTTCAGCTCAAGCTCTTCAACTACAAGAGATACGGAGGTAAAAACGGAAGTTCCACAAAAGTTTAGCTCAAGCTCTTCAACTAATAGAGATACGGAGGTGAAAACGGAAGTTTCACAAAAGTTCAGCTCAAGCTCTTCAATTACAGGAGATACAGAAGTTAAAACGGAAGTTCCACTAAAGTTCAGCTTAAGCTCTTCAACTACCAAAGATGTGGAGGCAAAACCCATACCGACTGATACTGCCAAGGGATCTACCACAATCTCTTCCTCTTTAGGGAAAACcattacaagctcttcaacagcacagtcatcaaGTTCAGCACTTGCTCAGAAAGCAACCGCACGAGATCCATCTCCCAGTGTACAAAGACAGCCTACCGATGCTCCGAATGTTGCCGTTGCCTTTCAGAatttcatacaaaaaaaatccGACAGTCCGGCCAATGACTCCACTGACGGATCGCCAGACTCAGCATCAGGTGTCTCCAAGACAGCAGAGAGGGAGAAACTTCATCTCCTGCGACTCATgcgggagagggaaagagggcgAGGGAGACCACAGTCCAGACAGGACCGGACACAACAAAAGCCTGATTCAGTCCCCTCTCCACAGTTGAGCATTACGACGGAGGCGCCCAGATCGACGACCTCTGGTACCAGATTGAGCCTCAGTGAACTCCTTAGTAAGCGAACTTCAACTAGTGAGGGTTCTCGTGCGCCCTCGCCTGAGACCAGGAGAACCAGGCCCTCCCTTAGTGAAGCTGGCGGCAGCAGACAATCTGCGCCTGCAGCTAATACTCGATTTCGGTCTAGCGTTACTAAACAATCAGTGGCTGATGATGGCAAGCAGTCTGATTCTTCGGGCAGCACTGGTAGCACCAACTCTCGAGACAGCGATTCAAATCTGAGTCGGTTCTTGGCACTGAACAGATCAAGGTTTAGAGTCTTaagcaaaaagagaaaaaatgagataTCAGACAAAGAGGAAGTTACTGTGACAATAGTACCTGACATCTTTACTACTGACGCACCAGAAGTAACCACTGATAGGACACTGACTCCTGCCACCAGATTTCCCAGATTAAAATCCCGACAGAGAGTCCACGTTGGACTAAAAAGTATAACTAAGATTACTGAGGGTGCTCCAAGGGGTCGTGCTACAAATCCTTTCATTCCTGACGGTCAGAGGCGATCACAGGTTGTCGAGGGAGGCCGAAAGTCGTTTTCCTTAAGACCACTACCTTCACGCAAAGCTTCCGACACGTCATCTACTGATCCTGTAGAACAAACGGACGTCCAAACTATCACAAAACATAGATCTTCTTCCATTACTCAGGACGATACTCCTTCTCGTGCGACTTCTAGTTCTAGAAAGTTCCCGGCTCTGTCTCGTTCCCAGTTCCGCTCCCGCCCGGCCAATCGCTCACATGTTCCACCGCCATTCCGCTCGCGACGTCCTCGTCCGCCCACGAGATTCTCTTCTTCTCGGTCATCACAAGAAACATCTGTCAAGTCCCGCTTCCCTATCTCCTCTAAACCCTTCTTCGTATTACGTGAGGACGACGAAGTAAAGCAAGAAAATGAAGGGACCACGAGACcaacacttctcattcccttgACCACCGAGGATTCGCAGACAAGAGCAAGTGTCACACCAACCATCACGCCCAAAGATGGCAGAACGACCGGCAGCAGACCTCAGTTCTCAATAAAAGAGTCACAGCAACGAGCTTCCGAGCGTCCAGCCAAGGCGCCGGAACAAGACCAAGGCACTCGCTTGACGTTATCCAGGAATAAGCAAAAGATTCAGCGCACCAAGTTCCACCAACAGACGACAACGAGTCAGAAgcccaccacaacatccacagAAGCTCCAGAAATAACGACTCAGTTCGATGAGATCGCTATCAGCCCCGTCACTACTCTTGACCAGGTAGAGAGTACGACTATCTTACAAGATTTTGATGATAAAACTTTACCTTTCGGAGACTATGATGAAACCACCATAAGTCTGATTGATGACTCTCTAACTTTCGAGTCAGACAAGGCAACTGTTTCGTCAACGGAGGGTATGACTTCAGcccatgttcctcctcctttaGATTTCTTGAATGAAGAGGACACAACAGCACCTCCAGCCACAACAATAAGATCTTTCCAAAGTGCGAGACCACAAGAAACGACGGCCGGTCCACCACAAAAGGATTTCAGGCCTTTACAGCACTTCGTCATACCGACACACAAGACTCGGCCCTCCTCCGCTTTGGACCTCGGGACAAGAATCCCATCGGTAACTCCGGTGTTAGAACTGGAGTCGCAAGATCCCCCAAGGACGTTCACAAGAAGTGAAGCTGTTGGATCCGGAATATCAGCCACGACGGTCTCTCAGATCTCCTTCCCAACAACCTCATTAGATATCGAAACAGAAACGGAAACAGAGCTTCCGTCTAAACTTGCTCTTGACTTTGGTGGAGGACCGACTTCTGCATTTACCGTCCAGGCTCAGGAAGATCCAGCAGGGTCGAGCACAACACCACGATCTCCAGCATCACCATCCTTTACAGCGAGTAGGCCTCCTCACGAAATTTTCCCACCGCAAGTAAGGTTCCCAGCGAAGCGTCCACCTGTAGAAAGTAGGAAACCACTGTTAACTACAACACCAAGTCCTCAGACTTCACCAGTATCTATTCTTCAGAACGAAGTAGGCCTATCAGACAGTGTGACCCTGCTGCCTGTAGTATCGGAACTACCGATCTTTGCCTTACCTATAAGTACCACAACGCCGAAAGTTTTGCTGGTAACTCTGCCAGTCGCGAATGGAACACTGTTTCCAAGTACCTCTCTTCCTTTCCTGAACACTATCAACATACAGGCAGATACTGGTACGGGCGAGGAGAGTAGAACGTTGCAGACGACGGAGTTCCCTGTTCAAACAAAAGAGGACACAGTCCTGCCAGACATTACCTTACCTCCTATCCCCATCACCATTCAACCGCATATTACTTCAGAAGAAGGGCTCATTATCAGAGATCCGTTGGCTCCACCACCCAACCTCGAACACATGATAACTGATGGCGTGACAATCACTTCACAAGAGGGTATAATACTCAGGGATATCCAGACACCTTCAACCCCACAACAAAATTTGTTAGAGCTCCAGAACTTCCGCGGAGTAGGAGAGCCACAGGAGAACCTCCAGTCAGGGCAAAGGCATCAGCAAGAGCAGCAAAGCATCCGTGGAGAGCAGCTGAACCTTCAAGAGAGACAGCAGGACCTCCGGAGGGGACAACAGgtcttccaagaaggaaaatcAAGCATCCAGCGGGGACAGCAATCTATTCCAGAGGAACAGCGCACCATAAAGGAAGTACAAAGGAACTTCCAAGACGGACAGCGAACTCAAACAGGGGAACAAGAGACATTCCGTAGGCAAGAGAATCTTCAGAATCTCCAAGGAGAGCAACTGAATATTCAAAGACAACAGAGCTTCAACAGAATAAAATCAAATTTCCAGGGTGAGCAACAGAATATTAGGGGGCAACAGATCCTCCGTGAGGGACAACAAAATCAGAGAGAGCAACAGAACATTCGAGGGGACCAGAACATTTCCAGAGGACAAGAGCACCAAAGTGAGCAACAGAGCATTCGAGGGCGACAGGACCTGCGTGGAGCACAGCAAAGCCTCCAAAGTGAGCAACAGAGCATCCGAGTGCAACAGAGCCTGCGTAGAGGACAGCAAAGCCTTCAAGGTGAGCGACAGAGCATTCAAGGGCAACAGAATCTACGTGGAGGACAAGAGAACCTCCGAGTTGAGCAGCAGAGCATTCGAGGGCAACAGAATCTACGTGGAACACAGGAAAGCCTCCAAAATGAGGAACAGAGCATTAGAGGGCACCAGGACCTACGTGAAGGACAACAAAGCCTCCAAAGTGAGCAACAAAGCATTCAAGGGCACCAGGACCTTCGTGGAGCACAGCAAAGCCTCCAAAGTGTGCAACAGAGCATTCAAGTGCACCAGAATATTCGTGGAGGACAGCAAAATATCCAAGCTGAAAATCAGAGTTtccaagaggaaaaaaagatattccagcACTCAGAACAAAGCACTCGATTGCTTCAGAACTTCCAGGCTGAGCAACAGAACTTCCAAGACCAGCAACAGAACTTCCAAAGTGAGCAACAGAATTTCCAAGATCGACAGCAAAGCGTCCAAGTCGGACAACAGACCTTCAAAGATGAACAACAGACCTTCCAAGATAAACAACAAAGCATTCAAGATGGACAACAGGTCTTCCGTGGAGGACAACAAAGCGTTCAAGAAGGACAAAAGATCTTCCAGGATGGACAACAAAGCGTTCAAGATGAACAACAGGTCTTCCAGGTTGGGCAACAAAGCAGTCAAGATGGACAACAGACCTTCCAGGGTGGACAACAGACCTTCCAAGATGGTCAAAACCTTCATGATGGACAACAGAAACTCCAAGGTGGGCAAGAGGCTATCCAAGATGGAAGCCAAACCTTCGGAGACGGAGAACAGAATGCCCGAGATAAACAAAAGTTCCATGGACAACAGAACGTACAAGATGGACAACAGGTCTTCCGTGGAGGACAACAAAGCATTCAAGATGGACAACAGGTCTTCCGTGGAGGACAGCAAAGCAGTCAAGACGGACAACAGGTCTTCCAGGATGAACAACAAAGCAGTCATGATGGACAACAGGTCTTCCAGGATGGACAACAAAGCAGTCAAGATAGACAACATGTCTTCCGTGGAGGACAAAAAAGCGTTCAAGATGGACAACAGGTCCTCCAAGATGAACAACAAAGCAGTCAAGATGGACAACAGGTCTTCCAGGATGGACAAAAAAGCAGTCAAGATGGACAACAGGTCTTCCGTGGAGGACAACAAAGCGTTCAAGATGGACAACAGGTCCTCCAAGATGAACAACAAAGCAGTCAAGATGGACAACAGGTCTTCCAGGATGGACAACAAAGCAATCAAGATGGACAACAGGTCTTCCAGGATGGACAACAAAGCAGTCAAGATGGACAAAAAGTCTTCGTTGGAGGACAACAAAGCGGTCAAGATGGACAACAGGTCTTCCGTGGAGGACAAGAAAGCGTTCAAGATGGACAGCAGGTCTTCCAAGACGAACACCAAAGCAGTCAAAATGGACAACAGGTCTTCCAGGGTGGACAACAAACCAGTCAAGATGGACAACAAACCAGTCAAGATGGACAACAGGTCTTCCAAGTAGGACAACAAAGCGTTCAAGATGGACAACAG GTCTTCCGTGGAGGACAACAAAGCAGTCAAGATGGACAACAGGTCTTCGTTGATGAACAACAAAGTAGTCAAGATGGACGACAGGTCTTCCGTGGAGGACAACAAAGCAGTCAAGATGGACAACAGGTCTTCGTTGATGAACAACAAAGTAGTCAAGATGGACGACAGGTCTTCCGTGGAGGACAGCAAAGCAGTCAAGATGGACAACAGGTCTTCGTTGTTGAACAACAAAGCAGTCAAGATGGACAACAGGTCTTCGTTGATGAACAACAAAGCAGTCAAGGTGGACAACAGGTCTTCGTTGATGAACAACAAAGCAGTCAAGATGGACAACAGGTCTTCCGTGGAAGACAACAAAGCAGTCAAGATGGACAACAGGTCTTCGTTGATGAACAACAAAGCAGTCAAGATGGACAACAGGTCTTCGTTGATGAACAACAAAGCAGTCAAGGTGGACAACAGGTCTTCGTTGATGAACAACAAAGCAGTCAAGATGGACAACAGGTCTTCCGTGGAGGACAACAAAGCAGTCAAGATGGACAACAGGTCTTCCGTGGAGGACAACAAAGCAGTCAAGATAGACAACAGGTCTTCCGTGGAGGACAACAAAGCAGTCAAGATGAACAACAAGTCTTCCGTGGAGGACAACAAAGCAGTCAAGATGGACAACAGGTCTTCCGTGGAGGACAACAAAGCAGTCAAGATGAACAACAAGTCTTCCGTGGAGGACAACAAAGTAGTCAAGATGGACAACAGGTCCTCCGTGGAGGACAACAAAGCAGTCAAGATGGACAACAGGTCTTCGTTGATGAACAACAAAGCAGTCAAGATGGACAACAGGTCTTCCGTGGAAGACAACAAAGCAGTCAAGATGGACAACAGGTCTTCGTTGATGAACAACAAAGCAGTCAAGATGGACAACAGGTCTTCGTTGATGAACAACAAAGCAGTCAAGATGGACAACAGGTCTTCCGTGGAGGACAACAAAGCAGTCAAGATGGACAACAGGTCTTCGTTGATGAACAACAAAGCAGTCAAGATGGACAACAGGTCTTCGTTGATGAACAACAAAGCAGTCAAGATGTACAACAGGTCTTCCGTGGAGGACAACAAAGCAGTCAAGATAGACAACAGGCCTTCCGTGGAGGACAACAAAGCAGTCAAGATAGACAACAGGCCTTCCGTGGAGAACGTAAAAGAGTTCAAGACAGACAGCAGGTCTCCCGTGACAGACAGCAGAGCTTCCAAGAAGAACGACGGAATTTCCAGGAGAAAATACAAAAACCCCAGAGGGAGCAAGACGACCTCCCTAGGGAGGAGCAGGATCTTCCGAGAAGAAGACCGAGTTCTCTGCCCTCACACTTCTCAGGGACAAGGGGCGGTGTGGGCCACTTTGTCAACCCAGGCGCCGGCTTTCTTGTTGGCCCGGCTGACGCCGTCATCTCCGGCGATACCAGAGTTCGCGATGACTCTCCTCCAGACGCCACTAACCGAGACCTTACTTCCCCATCCTTTTCGACGCCTCAG